Proteins from one Cydia fagiglandana chromosome 13, ilCydFagi1.1, whole genome shotgun sequence genomic window:
- the LOC134670399 gene encoding alpha-amylase 4N-like isoform X1, translated as MYIRLILLALFGAVVCDHHSRTNQLPDRSTIVHLFEWKYKDIADECERFLAPKGFGGVQISPPSENLIIHLDNGKRTWYERYQVMSYKLTTRSGNVEDFLNMTRRCNKVGVRIYADVVVNHMTGDNPNNVGTAGSTADFKNYSYPAVPYRREHFHYPYCSVEDYNDASQVRYCNLVGLKDLNHALPYVVEKLSSFLNHLISLGVAGFRVDAAKHMWPNDLKEIYKRLHNLNTDFGFERDSKPYIFQEVIYYGNEAIQPNEYTSLGDVTEFRVGSELKNCFRGQNPLKWLVSWGPQWGLSPSDTALVFIDNHDTQRSNDVLTYKESRAYKAAIAFMLAHPYGEPRVMSSYFFDSSDQGPPDDSNENIVSPSINSDDTCGNGWVCEHRWRQIYQMVAFRNAVKDTQIQNWWDNGNNQIAFSRGNRGFIAFNVEGKDLNQTLQTGLPAGEYCDVITGKRQGSECSGKKVTVDNNGNALIYVAANGEDMHLAIHVGKESQLLSL; from the exons ATGTACATCCGACTAATATTGCTGGCCCTGTTCGGAGCAGTGGTCTGCGACCACCATAGCAGGACCAACCAGCTTCCAGACCGCTCTACTATAGTGCATCTATTTGAATGGAAGTACAAAGATATAGCGGATGAGTGCGAGCGGTTCCTCGCTCCGAAGGGGTTTGGAGGTGTTCAG ATATCACCGCCGTCTGAGAACCTGATCATACATCTGGACAACGGCAAGAGGACTTGGTATGAACGCTACCAAGTGATGTCCTATAAGCTTACGACTCGCTCCGGCAACGTTGAGGATTTCCTCAACATGACTCGCAGATGCAATAAAGTGGGAGTAAG AATTTACGCTGACGTGGTAGTAAACCACATGACAGGCGACAACCCGAACAACGTGGGCACAGCGGGCAGCACGGCCGACTTTAAGAATTACTCATATCCCGCTGTTCCGTACAGAAGGGAGCATTTCCATTACCCGTATTGTTCTGTTGAGGATTACAATGATGCTTCGCAG GTGAGGTATTGTAACCTAGTCGGCTTAAAGGATCTGAACCACGCACTTCCTTACGTTGTTGAAAAACTATCTTCGTTCCTCAATCACCTCATTTCTCTTGGTGTGGCGGGATTCAG AGTCGACGCGGCCAAGCATATGTGGCCGAACGATTTAAAGGAAATATACAAAAGACTGCACAATTTGAATACCGATTTCGGATTCGAGCGTGATtcgaaaccgtacatttttcaAGAGGTTATATATTATGGCAACGAAGCCATTCAACCGAATGAGTACACTAGTTTGGGTGACGTCACTGAGTTCAGA GTAGGCTCAGAACTGAAGAACTGCTTCCGCGGCCAAAACCCGCTGAAATGGCTAGTGTCCTGGGGCCCACAGTGGGGCTTGTCACCCAGTGACACGGCATTGGTGTTTATAGACAATCACGACACACAACGGAGCAATGATGTGCTGACTTACAAGGAATCAAGGGCTTATAAG gcagcaataGCGTTTATGCTGGCACATCCTTACGGTGAACCTCGTGTGATGAGCAGCTACTTTTTCGACTCCAGCGACCAGGGGCCTCCTGATGACTCCAATGAGAACATTGTTTCTCCCAGCATCAATAGC GATGATACCTGCGGCAACGGCTGGGTGTGTGAGCACCGCTGGCGACAGATCTACCAGATGGTGGCCTTCAGGAACGCCGTAAAAGACACACAGATCCAAAACTGGTGGGATAACGGGAACAACCAGATCGCTTTTAGCAGGGGGAACAGAGGATTCATCGCTTTTAATGTGGAAGGAAAGGATTTGAATCAGACTTTACAA ACTGGTCTGCCTGCTGGTGAATACTGTGACGTCATCACAGGAAAGAGACAGGGCAGCGAATGTTCCGGCAAGAAGGTGACAGTAGACAACAATGGTAACGCCCTAATATATGTAGCGGCGAATGGCGAGGATATGCACTTGGCTATACATGTTGGGAAAGAG tcTCAGTTGCTGTCATTGTGA
- the LOC134670399 gene encoding alpha-amylase 4N-like isoform X2, producing MYIRLILLALFGAVVCDHHSRTNQLPDRSTIVHLFEWKYKDIADECERFLAPKGFGGVQISPPSENLIIHLDNGKRTWYERYQVMSYKLTTRSGNVEDFLNMTRRCNKVGVRIYADVVVNHMTGDNPNNVGTAGSTADFKNYSYPAVPYRREHFHYPYCSVEDYNDASQVRNCQLVGLKDLNQTIPYVQRRIRRFFNRLIHYGVAGLRVDAAKHMWPNDLKEIYKRLHNLNTDFGFERDSKPYIFQEVIYYGNEAIQPNEYTSLGDVTEFRVGSELKNCFRGQNPLKWLVSWGPQWGLSPSDTALVFIDNHDTQRSNDVLTYKESRAYKAAIAFMLAHPYGEPRVMSSYFFDSSDQGPPDDSNENIVSPSINSDDTCGNGWVCEHRWRQIYQMVAFRNAVKDTQIQNWWDNGNNQIAFSRGNRGFIAFNVEGKDLNQTLQTGLPAGEYCDVITGKRQGSECSGKKVTVDNNGNALIYVAANGEDMHLAIHVGKESQLLSL from the exons ATGTACATCCGACTAATATTGCTGGCCCTGTTCGGAGCAGTGGTCTGCGACCACCATAGCAGGACCAACCAGCTTCCAGACCGCTCTACTATAGTGCATCTATTTGAATGGAAGTACAAAGATATAGCGGATGAGTGCGAGCGGTTCCTCGCTCCGAAGGGGTTTGGAGGTGTTCAG ATATCACCGCCGTCTGAGAACCTGATCATACATCTGGACAACGGCAAGAGGACTTGGTATGAACGCTACCAAGTGATGTCCTATAAGCTTACGACTCGCTCCGGCAACGTTGAGGATTTCCTCAACATGACTCGCAGATGCAATAAAGTGGGAGTAAG AATTTACGCTGACGTGGTAGTAAACCACATGACAGGCGACAACCCGAACAACGTGGGCACAGCGGGCAGCACGGCCGACTTTAAGAATTACTCATATCCCGCTGTTCCGTACAGAAGGGAGCATTTCCATTACCCGTATTGTTCTGTTGAGGATTACAATGATGCTTCGCAG GTCCGCAATTGTCAACTGGTAGGGCTCAAAGACCTGAACCAAACAATACCGTACGTTCAAAGAAGGATTAGACGGTTCTTTAATCGACTTATCCACTACGGTGTCGCCGGTTTAAG AGTCGACGCGGCCAAGCATATGTGGCCGAACGATTTAAAGGAAATATACAAAAGACTGCACAATTTGAATACCGATTTCGGATTCGAGCGTGATtcgaaaccgtacatttttcaAGAGGTTATATATTATGGCAACGAAGCCATTCAACCGAATGAGTACACTAGTTTGGGTGACGTCACTGAGTTCAGA GTAGGCTCAGAACTGAAGAACTGCTTCCGCGGCCAAAACCCGCTGAAATGGCTAGTGTCCTGGGGCCCACAGTGGGGCTTGTCACCCAGTGACACGGCATTGGTGTTTATAGACAATCACGACACACAACGGAGCAATGATGTGCTGACTTACAAGGAATCAAGGGCTTATAAG gcagcaataGCGTTTATGCTGGCACATCCTTACGGTGAACCTCGTGTGATGAGCAGCTACTTTTTCGACTCCAGCGACCAGGGGCCTCCTGATGACTCCAATGAGAACATTGTTTCTCCCAGCATCAATAGC GATGATACCTGCGGCAACGGCTGGGTGTGTGAGCACCGCTGGCGACAGATCTACCAGATGGTGGCCTTCAGGAACGCCGTAAAAGACACACAGATCCAAAACTGGTGGGATAACGGGAACAACCAGATCGCTTTTAGCAGGGGGAACAGAGGATTCATCGCTTTTAATGTGGAAGGAAAGGATTTGAATCAGACTTTACAA ACTGGTCTGCCTGCTGGTGAATACTGTGACGTCATCACAGGAAAGAGACAGGGCAGCGAATGTTCCGGCAAGAAGGTGACAGTAGACAACAATGGTAACGCCCTAATATATGTAGCGGCGAATGGCGAGGATATGCACTTGGCTATACATGTTGGGAAAGAG tcTCAGTTGCTGTCATTGTGA